One genomic region from Streptomyces sp. NBC_00457 encodes:
- a CDS encoding tartrate dehydrogenase — protein sequence MPQSYRIAAIPGDGIGREVVPEGLRCLRAAAEVHGFALDVTEFHFASADYWLRHGTMLPEDWRDVLGGFDAIFFGAVGWPEVVPDHVSLWGSLLQLRRGFDQYVNLRPVRLLRGVRSPLRDHRPGDIDFYVVRENTEGEYSSIGGRIFEGTDRETVVQETVMTRTGVDRVLRYAFELASSRPRKHLTWATKSNGISISMPYWDERATAMAARFPDVTADKDHIDILTAKFVLQPDRYDVVVASNLFGDILSDLGPACTGTIGIAPSANINPDRSFPSLFEPVHGSAPDIAGLGVANPVGQIWSGAMMLTHLGEHEAAAHIVAAIESVLDEEPGVVTPDLGGTGTTVGLGKAIADRITARSLAGHGGAAASDPAAGAAGEEIAAS from the coding sequence GTGCCGCAGAGCTATCGCATCGCAGCGATTCCGGGCGACGGGATCGGCCGCGAGGTGGTTCCGGAGGGCCTGAGGTGCCTGCGGGCCGCCGCCGAGGTGCACGGGTTCGCACTCGATGTCACCGAGTTCCACTTCGCCAGCGCCGACTACTGGCTGCGACACGGCACGATGCTGCCCGAGGACTGGCGGGACGTACTCGGTGGGTTCGACGCGATCTTCTTCGGCGCGGTCGGATGGCCGGAGGTGGTCCCGGACCATGTGTCGCTGTGGGGCAGCCTGCTCCAGCTGCGGCGGGGCTTCGACCAGTACGTCAATCTGCGTCCCGTCCGGCTGCTGCGCGGTGTACGCAGTCCGCTGCGTGACCACCGGCCGGGCGACATCGACTTCTACGTGGTGCGGGAGAACACCGAGGGCGAGTACTCCAGCATCGGCGGCCGGATCTTCGAGGGCACCGATCGCGAGACGGTGGTGCAGGAGACGGTCATGACACGCACCGGCGTAGACCGTGTCCTGCGCTATGCCTTCGAACTCGCCTCGTCCCGCCCGCGCAAGCACCTGACCTGGGCGACGAAGAGCAACGGGATCTCGATCTCCATGCCCTACTGGGACGAGCGCGCGACGGCGATGGCCGCCCGGTTCCCGGACGTGACCGCCGACAAGGACCACATCGACATCCTGACCGCGAAGTTCGTCCTCCAGCCCGACCGGTATGACGTGGTCGTCGCCAGCAACCTGTTCGGCGACATCCTCTCGGACCTCGGCCCGGCCTGCACCGGAACGATCGGCATCGCCCCCAGCGCCAACATCAACCCCGATCGCTCCTTCCCCAGCCTCTTCGAGCCGGTGCACGGATCGGCGCCGGACATCGCAGGTCTCGGTGTCGCCAACCCCGTCGGCCAGATCTGGAGCGGCGCCATGATGCTCACCCACCTCGGTGAGCACGAGGCGGCCGCGCACATCGTGGCCGCGATCGAGAGCGTCCTGGACGAGGAGCCCGGTGTGGTCACCCCCGACCTCGGCGGCACGGGGACCACGGTGGGGCTGGGGAAGGCCATCGCCGACCGGATCACCGCGAGGTCACTCGCCGGCCACGGCGGCGCAGCGGCGAGTGACCCGGCCGCCGGCGCGGCCGGAGAGGAGATCGCGGCGTCATGA
- a CDS encoding DUF6351 family protein translates to MNTATLTALLAAAAVGTLGIAPAAPADTAQPAAATCPAGLKGKARCYTGRDANGAYYTMAVPKHWNGSLVVHAHGGPDFSYDESTTTEDLERWAVMVDEGYAWVGSSYRRGGYGVRMAAADTENIRRLFVRHFGRPDRTYLHGQSWGGNVAAKVAETHGGKRGTYDGVLLTNGFLAGGSRGYDTRVDLRMVYQYYCRNLPRPTEPQYPLWQGLPADSTMTPDDVHGRLQECTGIDSDPADRTAEQQRDLDDILAVTRIPEHSLATNMQYAAFLVQDIVANRLDGRNPFSNRGVRYDGSRDDKVLNTGVARFSADATARRDLSYDSDLTGRIALPVLTLHAIDDPQVFVEHEAAYRATVQAAGRSKNLVQTFTRESEHSTLSNAEYANSLAALDTWARTGRKPTPSSIARSCSAFDTTYGGGCFYDPAFRPAPFATKVRPRPGGLHWPAMSAAQEQVWSRIDGVGIAP, encoded by the coding sequence TTGAACACGGCAACGCTGACGGCGCTGCTCGCGGCCGCGGCCGTGGGCACGCTCGGCATCGCGCCCGCCGCCCCGGCCGACACCGCGCAGCCCGCTGCCGCCACCTGTCCGGCCGGTCTGAAGGGAAAGGCCCGCTGCTACACCGGCCGGGACGCCAACGGCGCGTACTACACGATGGCTGTCCCGAAACACTGGAACGGCTCCCTCGTCGTCCACGCCCACGGCGGTCCTGACTTCTCCTACGACGAGTCCACCACCACCGAGGACCTGGAGCGCTGGGCGGTCATGGTCGACGAGGGCTACGCCTGGGTGGGCTCCTCGTACCGGCGCGGCGGCTACGGAGTCAGGATGGCCGCCGCCGACACGGAGAACATACGCCGCCTGTTCGTCCGCCACTTCGGCCGTCCCGACCGCACCTATCTCCATGGTCAGTCCTGGGGCGGCAATGTCGCCGCCAAGGTCGCCGAGACCCACGGCGGGAAGCGCGGTACCTACGACGGAGTCCTGCTGACCAACGGCTTCCTGGCCGGTGGCTCGCGCGGCTACGACACGCGCGTGGACCTGCGGATGGTCTACCAGTACTACTGCCGCAACCTGCCCCGTCCCACCGAGCCGCAGTACCCACTGTGGCAAGGACTGCCCGCGGACTCCACGATGACACCCGACGACGTCCACGGCCGACTCCAGGAGTGCACCGGCATCGACTCCGACCCGGCGGACCGGACCGCGGAGCAGCAGCGCGACCTCGACGACATCCTGGCGGTCACCCGCATCCCGGAACACTCACTGGCCACGAACATGCAGTACGCGGCCTTCCTCGTCCAGGACATCGTGGCCAACCGGCTCGACGGCCGTAACCCGTTCAGCAACCGTGGGGTTCGCTACGACGGTTCGCGCGACGACAAGGTACTCAACACCGGCGTGGCACGCTTCTCGGCCGACGCCACCGCACGCCGCGACCTCTCCTACGACAGCGACCTCACCGGACGGATCGCACTCCCGGTCCTCACGCTGCACGCGATCGACGACCCACAGGTCTTCGTCGAGCACGAGGCGGCCTATCGCGCCACGGTCCAGGCCGCCGGCCGAAGCAAGAACCTCGTCCAGACCTTCACGAGGGAGAGCGAGCACAGCACGCTCAGCAACGCCGAGTACGCCAACTCCCTGGCGGCTCTGGACACATGGGCGCGCACCGGCCGGAAGCCCACCCCCAGTTCGATCGCGCGTTCGTGCAGCGCGTTCGACACCACCTACGGAGGTGGCTGCTTCTACGATCCGGCGTTCCGCCCCGCACCCTTCGCCACGAAGGTCCGCCCCCGGCCCGGCGGCCTCCACTGGCCCGCCATGTCCGCCGCGCAGGAACAGGTGTGGAGCCGCATCGACGGCGTGGGCATCGCACCCTGA
- a CDS encoding hydantoinase B/oxoprolinase family protein, with translation MIRPVRDPVGLEVRWDRLAAATDEAASTMLRTAFSTIIRESNDYTVVLMDRAGRTMAESRAGIPAFAALMSSLTALVLERFPADEWQDGDSVITNDPWIATGHLPDIAMISPVFHRGRLVAFSGTVAHSPDIGGTPSMSATELICEGILIPPLRLFRAGRVEQGVKDLLLANVRLADQVWGDLEAQAAAHAVCRRRAQEFLADFREPDFEAFAAQVHAVTDTAMRAGVRDLPDGVYRAALDADGVDGHPTHIECAVTVRGEEVGIDYTGSSPQVPFATNSTLNYTRAYSMYPLKILLDPSTRTNWGSYRSVQVTAPQGTIVNPRFPAPVVARHLTGHLLSCAVYQALAPVLPDRVIADSGGAPALRVRFAGVDDSGRPFSLMLFANAGMGAAKDSDGLSTTAFPTNSGGGSIEALEAASPLHFLRKELRAGSGGRGRRRGGLGQTIEVRNPTSRPVQMVLLGDRERHPALGLAGGEPGATAQVVLDSGERVPLKSISKLAPGASVVISFAGGGGFGRAEEREPELLIADEIAAYTVPAGQQDPLTARTAGGNAREEVVR, from the coding sequence ATGATCAGACCTGTCCGCGACCCGGTCGGTCTCGAGGTGCGCTGGGACCGGCTCGCCGCCGCCACCGACGAGGCGGCCTCCACGATGCTGCGCACGGCCTTCTCCACGATCATCCGTGAGTCGAACGACTACACCGTGGTCCTGATGGACCGCGCGGGCCGCACGATGGCCGAGTCACGGGCGGGCATCCCCGCCTTCGCCGCCCTGATGAGTTCGCTGACCGCGCTGGTCCTCGAACGGTTTCCGGCGGACGAGTGGCAGGACGGCGACAGTGTCATCACGAACGACCCGTGGATCGCCACCGGGCACCTGCCCGACATCGCCATGATCTCCCCGGTCTTCCACCGAGGACGGCTCGTCGCGTTCTCGGGCACCGTGGCGCACTCACCGGACATCGGTGGCACACCCTCGATGAGCGCTACCGAGCTGATCTGTGAGGGCATCCTGATTCCTCCGCTGCGGCTGTTCCGGGCCGGACGGGTCGAGCAGGGGGTCAAGGACCTGCTGCTGGCGAACGTACGACTGGCGGACCAGGTGTGGGGCGACCTGGAGGCGCAGGCCGCGGCGCACGCCGTGTGCCGCCGACGCGCCCAGGAGTTCCTCGCCGATTTCCGTGAGCCGGACTTCGAGGCGTTCGCCGCCCAGGTCCACGCGGTGACCGACACCGCGATGCGGGCGGGCGTCCGCGACCTGCCCGACGGCGTCTACCGCGCCGCCCTGGACGCGGACGGCGTCGACGGCCACCCCACGCACATCGAGTGCGCGGTGACCGTGCGCGGCGAGGAGGTCGGGATCGACTACACCGGCAGCTCCCCCCAAGTGCCCTTCGCGACGAACTCGACGCTGAACTACACCCGCGCCTACTCCATGTATCCGCTGAAGATCCTGCTGGACCCGTCCACGCGGACCAACTGGGGTTCCTACCGGTCCGTCCAGGTCACCGCGCCGCAGGGCACGATCGTCAACCCGAGGTTTCCCGCGCCCGTGGTGGCACGGCACCTCACCGGCCATCTCCTGTCCTGCGCGGTGTACCAGGCACTGGCCCCGGTGCTGCCGGACCGGGTCATCGCCGACAGCGGCGGCGCCCCCGCCCTGCGGGTCCGCTTCGCGGGCGTCGACGACTCCGGCCGGCCTTTCAGCCTCATGCTCTTCGCCAACGCGGGCATGGGCGCGGCCAAGGACTCGGACGGGCTGTCCACCACCGCCTTCCCGACCAACTCGGGCGGCGGCAGCATCGAGGCCCTGGAGGCCGCGTCCCCGCTGCACTTCCTCCGCAAGGAGCTGCGTGCCGGATCGGGCGGACGGGGCCGACGCCGCGGAGGGCTGGGCCAGACCATCGAGGTCCGCAACCCGACGAGCCGGCCGGTGCAGATGGTGCTGCTCGGAGACCGCGAGCGGCATCCCGCGCTCGGCCTGGCGGGCGGTGAACCGGGTGCCACCGCACAGGTCGTCCTGGACTCCGGCGAACGCGTCCCCCTGAAGTCGATCTCGAAGCTGGCCCCCGGCGCGTCGGTGGTCATCTCCTTCGCGGGCGGCGGCGGGTTCGGCCGGGCCGAGGAGCGCGAGCCCGAACTCCTGATCGCCGACGAGATCGCCGCCTACACCGTCCCAGCCGGTCAGCAGGACCCGCTCACAGCCCGGACGGCGGGCGGGAACGCACGTGAGGAGGTGGTCCGATGA
- a CDS encoding acyclic terpene utilization AtuA family protein gives MENERVDQVKVLAPTGMLGAGFPEATIERGLALGADVISVDGGSTDSGPHYLGASQPKTTRAAVARDLRMLLKAAAGAGIPLIVGSCGTSGTDSGVDWVAGIVADVLAAEGLELRVARIYSEQNADALLERLDEGRIHALPPLGELEPETLRSCTHIVGAMGHEPIVAALEAGAQVVLAGRATDTAIAAAYPLMKGMPAGPTWHAAKIIECGGQCTSDPRAGGVLATIDADGFTIEPLDPTVACTPILVAAHMLYETVNPFEMREPDGTLDVRESVYTALDDRTVRVEGSRFHVADQHTIKLEGARITGYETMSFSAIRDPHILANIDDWAELMRTMIRQRVEQTTGLGEDKYAFDLRLYGHNAVLGDLDPAAGPPREVGVMLLVNAPDQSTATAVAKIANPLMLHLPTADMDYLPSLAFATSPAEVERGPAYEFVLNHVVDTTTPTDMFRTEIEETSLHG, from the coding sequence ATGGAGAACGAACGGGTCGACCAGGTCAAGGTCCTGGCACCGACCGGAATGCTCGGAGCCGGCTTCCCCGAAGCCACCATCGAGCGCGGTCTGGCGCTCGGCGCCGACGTCATCTCCGTCGACGGGGGCAGCACCGACTCCGGTCCCCACTATCTCGGCGCATCACAGCCCAAGACCACCCGCGCGGCGGTCGCCCGTGACCTGCGCATGCTCCTCAAGGCCGCGGCAGGTGCCGGAATACCGCTGATCGTGGGCTCGTGCGGCACCAGCGGCACCGACTCCGGTGTCGACTGGGTCGCCGGTATCGTCGCCGACGTCCTGGCGGCCGAGGGCCTCGAACTTCGCGTGGCCCGTATCTACAGCGAGCAGAACGCCGACGCACTCCTGGAGCGCCTGGACGAGGGCCGGATCCATGCCCTGCCCCCGCTGGGCGAACTGGAGCCGGAGACGCTGCGAAGCTGCACGCACATCGTGGGCGCGATGGGACACGAGCCGATCGTCGCCGCGCTCGAGGCCGGTGCCCAGGTCGTGCTCGCCGGTCGCGCCACTGACACCGCCATCGCCGCCGCCTACCCGCTGATGAAGGGGATGCCGGCCGGGCCGACATGGCACGCCGCCAAGATCATCGAATGCGGCGGGCAGTGCACCAGCGATCCGCGCGCGGGTGGGGTGCTGGCCACCATCGACGCCGACGGCTTCACCATCGAGCCGCTCGATCCGACCGTCGCCTGCACACCGATCCTGGTCGCCGCCCACATGCTCTACGAGACGGTGAACCCGTTCGAGATGCGCGAGCCGGACGGCACCCTGGACGTCCGTGAGTCCGTCTACACCGCCCTGGACGACCGCACAGTACGGGTCGAGGGTTCGCGGTTCCATGTCGCCGACCAGCACACCATCAAGCTCGAAGGCGCCCGCATCACCGGCTACGAGACGATGTCGTTCAGCGCGATCCGGGATCCGCACATCCTCGCGAACATCGACGACTGGGCCGAGCTCATGCGCACGATGATCAGGCAGCGGGTGGAGCAGACGACAGGCCTGGGCGAGGACAAGTACGCGTTCGACCTGCGCCTGTACGGCCACAACGCCGTTCTCGGAGATCTCGATCCGGCCGCGGGTCCGCCTCGCGAGGTGGGCGTCATGCTCCTCGTCAACGCGCCGGACCAGAGCACCGCCACCGCCGTCGCGAAGATCGCCAACCCCTTGATGCTCCACCTGCCGACGGCCGACATGGACTACCTGCCGAGCCTGGCGTTCGCCACCTCACCGGCCGAGGTCGAACGCGGGCCCGCCTACGAGTTCGTGCTCAACCACGTCGTCGACACCACCACCCCCACCGACATGTTCCGCACCGAGATCGAGGAGACCTCCCTCCATGGCTGA
- a CDS encoding phosphoglycerate dehydrogenase — protein MPRILITTDYLRPGDEVDDFLRAHGHTTVHAPLAGRRGAEQLVAALDGIDAALVGHDPLTAQVLAEAPRLRAIVRTGVGYDSIDIVAAGRLGITVSNLPGINANAVAEYTLGLLLAAARRLVQSAVGVAAGRWPREDGNELRGSTLGLIGYGAAARAVVPLAQAFGMEVLCTTGVPEDERSDPSVRFVALPELLAASDYVSVHTALTDRTRGLLDAAAFRRMKSTAVLVNTARGAVVDEKALADAVRGGEIAAAALDVVSEEPLPADSPLRDVEGIVVFSHLAGQTAEARAAAGLEGAAEVVAALAGRPRFAVNAHLLPDTPTARVDG, from the coding sequence GTGCCCCGCATCCTGATCACCACGGACTACCTGCGGCCCGGCGACGAGGTCGATGACTTTCTCCGGGCGCACGGCCACACGACGGTGCACGCACCCCTGGCCGGCCGACGCGGTGCCGAGCAGCTCGTCGCCGCCCTCGACGGGATCGACGCGGCGCTCGTCGGCCACGATCCCCTGACCGCCCAGGTCCTCGCCGAGGCTCCCCGCCTGCGCGCCATCGTGCGCACCGGCGTCGGCTACGACTCGATCGACATCGTCGCCGCGGGCCGGCTCGGCATCACGGTGAGCAACCTGCCGGGGATCAACGCGAACGCCGTGGCGGAGTACACCCTCGGCCTGCTGCTGGCGGCGGCGCGGCGACTGGTGCAGAGCGCGGTGGGCGTCGCGGCCGGCCGGTGGCCGAGGGAGGACGGCAACGAGTTGCGCGGGTCGACGCTCGGCCTGATCGGATACGGGGCGGCAGCGCGCGCCGTGGTGCCCCTGGCGCAGGCCTTCGGCATGGAGGTGCTCTGCACGACCGGTGTGCCGGAGGATGAGCGGTCGGATCCGTCGGTGCGGTTCGTCGCGCTCCCAGAGCTGCTGGCGGCATCCGACTACGTGTCGGTGCACACCGCGCTGACGGACCGCACCCGAGGCCTCCTGGACGCCGCCGCCTTCCGGCGGATGAAGTCGACGGCCGTGCTGGTCAACACCGCGCGGGGCGCCGTCGTCGACGAAAAGGCCCTCGCCGACGCCGTGCGCGGCGGCGAGATCGCCGCGGCGGCCCTGGACGTGGTGAGCGAGGAGCCGCTCCCGGCCGACAGCCCGCTGCGGGACGTCGAGGGAATCGTCGTGTTCTCCCACCTCGCCGGCCAGACCGCCGAAGCCCGTGCCGCCGCCGGCCTTGAGGGGGCGGCCGAGGTGGTCGCCGCCCTCGCGGGCCGCCCCCGGTTCGCGGTGAACGCCCACCTGCTGCCCGACACCCCCACTGCCCGGGTCGACGGGTGA
- a CDS encoding DUF4387 domain-containing protein, which produces MAETAPTTLGDLAYEVRSKNAGPFWVTMELFMRDADGYRIAADETFLNEATVARLYGLDETDVQMFRIPSLNVVKISFPRPVSQASLRDRDVHSGQHHVPLAVLPVPTT; this is translated from the coding sequence ATGGCTGAGACCGCCCCCACCACCCTGGGCGACCTGGCGTACGAGGTCCGGTCCAAGAACGCCGGGCCCTTCTGGGTCACCATGGAACTGTTCATGCGTGACGCGGACGGCTATCGCATCGCCGCCGACGAGACGTTCCTCAACGAGGCCACGGTCGCCCGGCTCTACGGACTCGACGAGACCGACGTGCAGATGTTCCGCATCCCGTCCCTGAACGTCGTGAAGATCTCTTTCCCGCGTCCCGTCAGCCAGGCGTCGCTGCGCGACCGTGACGTCCACTCCGGTCAGCACCATGTGCCGCTGGCGGTACTTCCCGTGCCCACCACCTGA
- a CDS encoding hydantoinase/oxoprolinase family protein: MSRTVRIGVDVGGTFTDLLLHDPRRGLTWPGKLPTTPHAPNEAITAGIARLLEETSTAPGDIAGLVHGTTLVTNTLLERTGAVVGLLATSGFSDSLEMGRETRFDTTDLLARPAQPLVPRHLRRGVPGRIAADGRELEPLDDRAILATVRDLADQGIEALAVALMHSYRNAGHEHRVRDLVARAHPDLPVTISSAVAPVIGEYERAGTACLNAYVQPLMSRYLDDLRDDLTAMGIDAPLRIMLSGGGVTTLEDAKRFPVRLLESGPAAGAIAAATVARALGEEDVVSFDMGGTTAKIAVVQGGRPRLKHDFEAGRVDKFKPGSGLPVRLTVVDMIEIGSGGGSIAAPDALGLLKVGPRSAGSVPGPVAYGRGGEQPTVSDADLVLGHLDAENFLGGEMRLRTREAHKALTRDVAGPLGLDTTDAAAGIVEVVTESMAAAARMHLSEQGKDPADFALLAFGGAGPAHAYGLAKALKIPRVIVPMRAGVMSAWGLLAAAPTVDEVRSLPSPLADVDWDQVAALYGEMTTRATETLRPADPELVHVRRSVDMRYLGQGFEIEVDVSGQDLDPAGLGRIRAAFESTYRSVFGRSLDGAAEVVNWRLSMRLPGHEMSTEGGSARGRDASRGVRPVHFPGHGLLEATVWNRSALTPGTELKGPAIFEERESSCSFGPDCRIRITDDLTLVAEVDRT, from the coding sequence ATGAGCCGCACGGTCCGGATCGGCGTCGATGTCGGCGGAACGTTCACCGATCTGCTGCTGCACGACCCCCGCCGGGGACTGACCTGGCCCGGCAAGCTGCCCACCACGCCCCACGCCCCCAACGAGGCCATCACCGCGGGGATCGCCCGCCTGCTGGAGGAGACGTCCACGGCCCCCGGCGACATCGCGGGCCTCGTGCATGGCACCACGCTGGTGACGAACACCCTGCTGGAACGCACCGGAGCGGTCGTCGGCCTGCTGGCCACCAGCGGATTCAGCGACTCCCTCGAAATGGGACGGGAGACGAGGTTCGACACCACCGATCTGCTCGCCCGACCGGCCCAGCCGCTGGTGCCGCGCCACCTGCGCCGCGGGGTACCCGGGAGGATCGCCGCGGACGGCCGTGAACTCGAACCGCTCGACGACCGCGCGATCCTCGCGACGGTTCGGGACCTGGCGGATCAGGGCATCGAGGCCCTGGCCGTGGCGCTGATGCACTCCTACCGCAACGCCGGGCACGAGCACCGAGTCCGGGACCTGGTCGCACGGGCCCACCCCGACCTCCCCGTCACGATCTCCAGCGCCGTCGCCCCGGTCATCGGCGAGTACGAGCGGGCCGGCACCGCCTGCCTGAACGCTTACGTGCAGCCCCTGATGTCGCGCTACCTCGACGACCTGCGGGACGACCTGACCGCCATGGGGATCGACGCGCCCCTGCGCATCATGCTCTCCGGCGGCGGCGTCACCACCCTGGAGGACGCGAAGCGTTTCCCCGTACGGCTGCTCGAGTCGGGACCCGCGGCCGGTGCCATCGCCGCGGCCACCGTCGCCCGGGCGCTGGGGGAGGAGGACGTCGTCTCCTTCGACATGGGCGGCACGACGGCGAAGATCGCCGTCGTGCAGGGGGGCAGGCCCCGGCTCAAGCACGACTTCGAGGCGGGGCGGGTCGACAAGTTCAAACCCGGCTCGGGGCTGCCGGTACGCCTGACCGTCGTCGACATGATCGAGATCGGTTCGGGAGGCGGCTCGATCGCGGCACCGGACGCACTCGGGCTGCTCAAGGTGGGACCGCGCAGCGCCGGTTCGGTACCCGGCCCCGTCGCCTACGGGCGTGGGGGCGAGCAGCCCACCGTGTCGGACGCCGACCTGGTGCTCGGCCATCTCGACGCGGAGAACTTCCTCGGCGGCGAGATGAGGCTGCGGACACGCGAGGCCCACAAGGCGCTGACACGTGACGTGGCAGGCCCCCTGGGGCTCGACACCACCGACGCCGCCGCCGGGATCGTCGAGGTCGTCACCGAAAGCATGGCCGCCGCCGCCCGTATGCACCTGTCCGAGCAGGGCAAGGACCCCGCCGACTTCGCGCTGCTGGCCTTCGGCGGAGCCGGGCCCGCCCACGCCTACGGACTGGCGAAGGCGCTGAAGATCCCCCGGGTGATCGTGCCGATGCGCGCCGGAGTCATGTCGGCCTGGGGGCTCCTGGCCGCCGCTCCGACGGTCGACGAGGTCCGCAGCCTGCCGTCGCCTCTCGCCGACGTCGACTGGGACCAGGTCGCCGCGCTGTACGGCGAGATGACGACCCGTGCCACCGAAACGCTCCGGCCGGCAGATCCGGAGCTGGTCCATGTCCGCCGCTCGGTCGACATGCGGTACCTCGGCCAGGGCTTCGAGATCGAGGTCGACGTGTCGGGGCAGGACCTCGACCCGGCCGGTCTCGGGCGTATCCGGGCCGCCTTCGAGTCCACGTACCGCTCCGTGTTCGGTCGTTCCCTCGACGGGGCCGCTGAGGTCGTGAACTGGCGGCTCTCGATGCGGCTGCCCGGTCATGAGATGTCGACGGAGGGCGGCTCCGCACGAGGACGCGACGCGAGCCGCGGTGTCCGGCCGGTCCACTTCCCTGGCCACGGGCTGCTCGAGGCCACTGTCTGGAACCGCAGCGCACTCACGCCGGGAACCGAACTGAAAGGACCGGCGATCTTCGAGGAACGCGAATCCTCCTGCTCCTTCGGGCCGGACTGCCGGATCCGGATCACCGACGACCTGACCCTCGTGGCCGAGGTCGACCGGACCTGA
- a CDS encoding MFS transporter, with protein sequence MTTMSAGQRTRTRRITFLVALAVFAQESTWNFYESQVPPLLREHLASAAVVGLLMGMDNLLGIFIQPWIGNRSDRTRTSWGRRMPYLVVGMPIAAALFILIPHSAASLPLLIAVMFSYALVANTFKPIAEALVPDFIAPERRSRANAAVKIASSITAIVAALISIFLIDNHLSLAFAIPAIIMLISIGVLAATVRDSRSPAYQAAVAESDVKHSAERCEPRVRDTFVEILKDSDRSRLLLLVAILLFGSAWAASRSLITPYGMEVLDMSKGAAGGLTLPSGIAFILAAYPAAVLAERYGRLRVMAVGMSVFAGAMVLGTLIQTPMGATVALCLAAAGATCFLVNAVVVLWNLAPSARVFGTYAGMYTVGWAGGGFLGPAVVGGMVDITGWPLMLTDIAMVATLSIIVVARISVLQRRTPLTLAK encoded by the coding sequence ATGACGACGATGTCAGCAGGGCAGCGCACACGGACCCGGCGCATCACCTTCCTGGTCGCTCTCGCGGTCTTCGCGCAGGAGTCGACCTGGAACTTCTACGAATCCCAGGTTCCGCCGCTCCTGCGGGAGCACCTCGCCAGCGCGGCCGTCGTGGGCCTGCTGATGGGCATGGACAACCTGCTGGGCATCTTCATCCAGCCGTGGATCGGCAACCGGTCCGACCGGACGAGGACCTCCTGGGGGCGCCGGATGCCCTACCTGGTGGTCGGGATGCCGATCGCCGCCGCGCTGTTCATCCTCATCCCGCACAGCGCGGCGTCCCTGCCGCTCCTGATCGCGGTGATGTTCTCCTACGCGCTCGTCGCCAACACCTTCAAGCCGATCGCCGAGGCGCTCGTACCGGACTTCATCGCACCCGAGCGACGCAGCCGGGCCAACGCCGCGGTCAAGATCGCCTCCAGCATCACGGCCATCGTCGCCGCGCTCATCAGCATCTTCCTGATCGACAACCACCTGAGCCTCGCGTTCGCGATCCCCGCGATCATCATGCTGATCTCGATCGGGGTGCTCGCGGCCACCGTGCGCGACAGCCGGTCCCCGGCCTACCAGGCAGCGGTGGCCGAGAGCGATGTGAAGCACAGCGCCGAGCGCTGCGAGCCACGGGTCCGGGACACCTTCGTTGAGATCCTCAAGGACAGCGACCGCAGCCGGCTCCTGCTCCTGGTCGCGATCCTCCTCTTCGGCAGTGCGTGGGCCGCGTCCCGGTCGCTGATCACGCCGTACGGGATGGAAGTCCTCGACATGTCGAAGGGGGCCGCCGGCGGTCTCACCCTGCCCAGCGGTATCGCCTTCATCCTCGCGGCCTACCCGGCGGCCGTGCTCGCCGAGCGCTACGGACGGCTCCGGGTCATGGCCGTGGGCATGTCGGTCTTCGCCGGTGCCATGGTGCTGGGGACGCTCATCCAGACCCCGATGGGGGCCACCGTGGCGCTGTGCCTCGCGGCGGCCGGCGCCACCTGCTTCCTGGTCAACGCGGTGGTCGTCCTGTGGAACCTCGCACCCTCGGCGCGGGTCTTCGGGACCTACGCCGGTATGTACACCGTCGGCTGGGCCGGCGGGGGCTTCCTGGGCCCGGCGGTGGTCGGCGGGATGGTCGACATCACCGGCTGGCCCCTGATGCTCACCGACATCGCCATGGTCGCCACGCTGTCGATCATCGTCGTGGCCAGGATCAGCGTGCTGCAGCGGCGCACCCCCCTGACGCTCGCCAAGTGA